In the genome of Polyangia bacterium, the window CTTGACGTTGCGGTTCGATCTGTCGGGGATCGGCGACAGCGAACCACGACGCGACACCCTTTCGTTTGACGAGCGGGCCATCCTGGACGTGCAGCAGGCGATGGATTTTCTGCAATGCACACGCGGGATCAACCACTTTGTCCTGATGGGCCTGTGTTCGGGCGCGGACAATTCCTTTCGCACGGCGCTGCGCGATCCGCGCGTGCACGGCGCCATCATGATCGACACCTTCGGTTACCGCACGACGGGCTTTTACCTGCGCCACTACTGGCGGCGGCTGTTTCGGCCGCAAGCATGGCAGCGGTTCGCGCGCCGGCTAACTGGTCAGGCGCGGGCCCGGGTCGAGCGGGCAATCGGAATTGAACGCCCGGCCGCCCCGGCGGCGGCGCCGCCGCAATACGCCCGCGAGTTTCCGCCGCAAGCCGAGTTCGTTTCAGGCGTACGGACTTTGATCAATCGGGGGGTGAACCTTTACTTCATCTACTCGGCGGCGATGGAGGGCTATTACAACCACGAAGGTCAGCTGGCAGAATTTCTGCGCGCGGTCGACTTCAAGAATCGCCTGCAGACAAAGTTCTTTGCCGACTCCGACCACACTTTCACCGATCTGCGATCGCAGCGCGCGCTGATTGACACGGTCGCGGCCTGGTTGGCCAGCGTTGCCGCGGACTAGATTCTTGCGCGCGTCGGCCGGATCTACGGCGCGGCCGAGACCTTGGAACGTGGCGGGACGATGATCTCCACCCGACGGTTGTTGGCCCGCCCCTCGGGACTCTTGTTGTCGGCCACCGGCCGATCGGCGCCGATGCCGTGCGCTTCGATTCGCTCGGCCGGATAGCCGCGCGAGATCAGATACAGTCGCACCGCCTCCGCTCGGCGCTGCGACAGCGGCTGATTCAGCGTCGCCGACCCGCGCGAATCGGTATGTCCCTCGACGATCACCGTGCGCTCCTTGTCTTGCAGAAGAGCGTCCGCGACCTGGTTCAGCCGCGTTTGAGCCTCCGGAAGCAGAATTGATTCATTCGACGCGAACAGCACGCTGCCGGAAAGGGTGATGACCATGCCGCGCGCCTCTTCTTTTGCCTGCAAGGCCAGCAGCGCGTCGTTGGCTTGCTTGGCTTGTTGCTCGGCCGCGGCGCGGGCGTTCTGCTCCTGCGCCAACTGTTCTTGCGTCTTTTGAGAGTCCTGGCGCGCCTGGTCCAGTTTCTGTTGTGTCTGTCCCAACTGTTGTTTGCTCTCGCCCAACTGTCGTTGGGTCTGTTGAACAACCACTGCTTGTCTCTTCTCCAGGGCGTTCCTGGCCTCGGTGCGTTGGTTCTCCGCGGACTGGGCGGCGGCCAGCGCCTCGGCCAGCTCGGCCCTGCGCTCGGCGATGTAGGCCAGATCGCGGGTGGCGCCACTGTCTGGATCGTCGGCAAAGCTGTGTTCCGCCGCTTGCAGCGCCGTGTACGCCTTGTGCACCTCATCCGGCTTTACCGCCATCGCGGGCCCGTTGCTGGCGCGCTGATATGCGTCCCGGGCCATAATCAGCTCGGTGGGCGGTTGATGGGCACAGCCCAAAAGCATCAAGCAAGATGAAACCACCAGGATCTTGATTGGTCCGCGTTGCATTATCGACATGGCACTCTTCCCTTTCCACGGTCGCTCATTGTGGCGTGCTCAGATCGACGTGGTTGAGTTGATCGACGGCTGTCTGCGCCTCTGACCGTTCGGCTTCTGTGCGCGCCAGCGCCAACGCTAGCTCGGCGTCCACCTGCGCCCGCGCCAGAAGGCGCCCCGCTCGATCCTTGTCGGAGCGTTCAGCCTTGGCCGCCGCGAACTGTTCCTTCGCCAGTTGCAGGTGAAGCGCGGCCTGCGGGACGTGCGTGGCCCCGACTTCCTCCGCCGCACGTATCGACGCCGACGACTGCTCCTGTTGCGCTACGGGCGGCGAACTGGCACACCCGAGAGCACCAACAATTCCCAGAGACAGGAAGACGTAACGCATGGGATCTCCTCGATCAACCGTTTCGGGGTTTCCGCTGCATTCAAGCGGAACGTGATACCGAACCGTCGACCCGACCAGATCCCCTGAGGGTTTTTCCGAGCGCAGCAGGCGCCGCGATCGCTCGCCCGCCGCACCCCAACCCGAGCCAGAGCGTGGCGAGGCAACGCACGCGTCGGATCGAATGAAGGGAGGGCCATTCTTTCAGCCGACACCGAGCACGCCGACGATCACCCGACGAGCGGAAGCGATGGTTAGCTTTGCTGCATGACACTGGGTGTGCCGGGGCTGGCGATGTCGGCGCTGGTTTGTTGTGCTGCTTGTCAGCAACGAACCAGCGGCCTTGCCTATGCACACGACATCGTTTCATTCGACGTCGATCCGCCCTTGCGATACGCCGGCGCTGACAACAAACGTCGAGCCTGGCAAGAATTCTTCGCTCGCTATACGGGCCCGTTGACTATGAAGTGCACGACTTGAAAGCCACGGTGGACGGGGACCTCGCCTTCGTTCATAGCCTCAACCACGTCAAAGGCACGCTGGCGGGAGGTCATGTTGCCGACCTCTGGGTTCGTTGGACAGCCGGTTTCCGACGAAGCGATGGCGTCTGGCTGGTCGTGCACGACCACGCGTCAGTCCCGGCCGATCTCAAGCATGGCCGGGCGGTTTTGGATCTCACTCCTTGAGCTTGGGGCGTCGACCAAAATCGAAGGCAGCGGACACTGTGTCTGGCAAAATGCCCTCCCCGCGGGCGATCACCGTCCAGCCGCATGCCGCCCGGGAGGGCGCCGTCCAGCAGGCGAAGCAGTTCTGGGCGTCGGTTCCTTGGCCCCCGCAGCCTTGCCCCGGCGGGCCCTGCGGGCAGGGCGGCGGGCGGTGGGCGCGCCGCCGGTTTCGTTGGCGGCCAGCGTGGCCTTCAGCGCCGCCATCAGATCGACGATCGGCTTTTCACCATGACCCTCCTCGGCGACAGCTACCTGTTCGGTGATGATCTCCTGGCCCTGGGCTTTCTTGGCCACCAGCTTCATCACTCGATCGCGGTAGGTGTCGCGCAGGGTCGACGGATCCCAGGGCGCGGACAGCCCGTCGATCAAGCGGTTGGCCAGGGCCAGCTCGTTTGCTTTCAGCGCCGGCTTGCGCGGCAGCTCGCCCAGGTCTTTCGGGTTCCGGATCTCGTCGGGGTAGAACATGGTCTGCAGGGCGATGACCTCTTCGAACGGGCGCAGACAGACGACATATTCCTTGGTGCGCATGACGAAGCGGCCGATGGCCACGCGCCCGCTCTTGGCCAGCGCCTCACGAAACAGCGCATAGGCGCGCGCCGCCGCGGTCCCGTCGGGGACGACGAAGTACGTTTGATCCCATGACACCGGATCGATCTCGTTCAGCTGGACGAACTGCTCGATTTCGATGGTGCGCGTCTTCTCGGGCGCCGCCGCGGCCAGCTCCTCGTCGCTGAGCACGACGTGCCGGCCCTTGGCCACTTCGAAACCCTTGACGATCTTCTTCCAGGAGATCTCCCGTCCGGACGCCTCGGTCACGCGCTTGAGGCGGATGCGCTGGCCGCTCCCTTCGTCGTACTCGTGAAAGGCGATCCGGTGCGACTTCGTGGCGCCGTGAAGCCTGACCGGAATGTTTACCAGGCCGAAGCTGATCGACCCGCTCCAGATCGGACGCGGCATATCGAAAACATAGGCACTCGTTCGCGCGGGACTAGCCGGCGGTGAAATCGGCTGGTTGTTTCGCTTTGATTCGTAACGTCCCCTGTCGCCAGCTTGTCACCTTGCGAGGGCCGCTGGGCGGCTCGCGGGAGTGGCACTTCCTCCCGCGCAGCGAGCGTCAGCGAACGATCAGCTACAACCCGACGTGGTTCCGCAGTTCACGCACTTGTGGCAACTCCCGTTGGGGATCATGATCGATCCGCATTCCGGGCAAGTCGGCGCGTCGGTGCGGGCGATGAAGCTGTAGTTGCCGTTTCCATTGGTCTTCGGATGGCCGTTGCCGTTTTTGTGGCCATTGGTTTTCGTCGCGTCGATGACCTCCACCTTGGACACCCCTTTGGCGGTGGCGATCACCTCGGCGACGCGCGCCACCTCGGTGCTGGTCTCGGCGGCGCTGGGCGCATCCTCGACGGTGTCGCGCTTGACGAACTTCGTCCCCAGCCAACGGAACAGATAATCCATGATCGAGCTGGCCCGCGGGATCTCTGGAT includes:
- a CDS encoding alpha/beta fold hydrolase, whose translation is MREKASLFGEPPILLGITTEPSIVAAERPAVLLLNAGLVHRVGPARKSVRLARRLAEAGFLTLRFDLSGIGDSEPRRDTLSFDERAILDVQQAMDFLQCTRGINHFVLMGLCSGADNSFRTALRDPRVHGAIMIDTFGYRTTGFYLRHYWRRLFRPQAWQRFARRLTGQARARVERAIGIERPAAPAAAPPQYAREFPPQAEFVSGVRTLINRGVNLYFIYSAAMEGYYNHEGQLAEFLRAVDFKNRLQTKFFADSDHTFTDLRSQRALIDTVAAWLASVAAD
- a CDS encoding OmpA family protein, coding for MARDAYQRASNGPAMAVKPDEVHKAYTALQAAEHSFADDPDSGATRDLAYIAERRAELAEALAAAQSAENQRTEARNALEKRQAVVVQQTQRQLGESKQQLGQTQQKLDQARQDSQKTQEQLAQEQNARAAAEQQAKQANDALLALQAKEEARGMVITLSGSVLFASNESILLPEAQTRLNQVADALLQDKERTVIVEGHTDSRGSATLNQPLSQRRAEAVRLYLISRGYPAERIEAHGIGADRPVADNKSPEGRANNRRVEIIVPPRSKVSAAP
- a CDS encoding DUF4398 domain-containing protein, yielding MRYVFLSLGIVGALGCASSPPVAQQEQSSASIRAAEEVGATHVPQAALHLQLAKEQFAAAKAERSDKDRAGRLLARAQVDAELALALARTEAERSEAQTAVDQLNHVDLSTPQ
- a CDS encoding Ku protein; the encoded protein is MPRPIWSGSISFGLVNIPVRLHGATKSHRIAFHEYDEGSGQRIRLKRVTEASGREISWKKIVKGFEVAKGRHVVLSDEELAAAAPEKTRTIEIEQFVQLNEIDPVSWDQTYFVVPDGTAAARAYALFREALAKSGRVAIGRFVMRTKEYVVCLRPFEEVIALQTMFYPDEIRNPKDLGELPRKPALKANELALANRLIDGLSAPWDPSTLRDTYRDRVMKLVAKKAQGQEIITEQVAVAEEGHGEKPIVDLMAALKATLAANETGGAPTARRPARRARRGKAAGAKEPTPRTASPAGRRPPGRHAAGR